In one Neobacillus sp. CF12 genomic region, the following are encoded:
- a CDS encoding glycosyltransferase family 4 protein produces MKNKIAIITPFYPIKHRNDLFEDTKAIYYLLKDFPKDSDVLIIHLYMHGFRTAFKQLRKVLSIKGNYKHYLYKDDYGNRLIFFEYLLLFPKSIKTLSYFSKKIINILKDFSIKEQYTPEIAVVHFPTYYVDLMNKISLFPKTIAILHSFDIKNIKNRGKIKQWEDYFNNFNAIGFRSYQIKKEFENLIEFKGKKFMCLSGIPENYISHQINSSNYNVKEKINLTFAGRLDSNKNVANTILALNKIDKKIQFSFTIIGDGEEKNGIKKIAQNIGMFDRINFTGRLSREKTFESMINADIFIMVSKKETLGIVYLEAMAAGCIIIGTRGQGIDGIIIDGENGFLTDSNNINEISQTIYRVMTLSSEEQERIRKNARRTIESLNEKTVSREYFYNICSIKQEENI; encoded by the coding sequence ATGAAAAATAAAATTGCCATAATTACCCCATTTTATCCAATAAAGCATAGAAACGATTTGTTCGAAGATACAAAAGCGATTTATTATCTTTTAAAGGATTTTCCTAAAGATAGTGATGTTTTGATTATACATTTATATATGCATGGCTTTAGAACTGCTTTTAAACAACTCAGGAAAGTTTTGTCGATAAAAGGAAATTATAAACATTATTTATATAAGGATGATTATGGAAATAGACTTATTTTTTTTGAATATTTACTTTTATTTCCAAAGTCTATAAAAACACTTTCTTATTTTAGCAAGAAAATCATTAACATATTAAAGGATTTTTCAATAAAAGAGCAATATACTCCCGAAATTGCTGTTGTACATTTTCCAACTTACTATGTTGACCTAATGAATAAAATCAGTTTATTTCCCAAAACTATAGCTATTTTACATTCATTTGACATAAAAAATATAAAAAATAGAGGTAAGATTAAACAGTGGGAGGATTATTTTAATAACTTCAATGCAATTGGCTTTAGATCATACCAAATAAAAAAAGAGTTTGAAAACCTAATAGAATTCAAGGGAAAAAAGTTTATGTGCTTATCCGGTATCCCGGAAAATTACATTTCACATCAAATAAATAGTTCGAATTACAATGTAAAAGAAAAAATTAATTTAACATTTGCAGGAAGATTGGATAGTAATAAAAATGTAGCTAATACAATTCTAGCTTTAAATAAGATTGATAAAAAAATACAATTTTCATTTACAATAATTGGTGATGGAGAAGAGAAAAACGGTATTAAGAAAATTGCACAAAATATTGGGATGTTTGACAGGATTAATTTTACAGGAAGATTAAGTAGAGAAAAAACATTCGAATCTATGATTAATGCAGATATTTTTATTATGGTAAGCAAAAAGGAAACTTTAGGTATTGTTTATTTAGAAGCAATGGCTGCTGGGTGTATAATAATAGGAACACGTGGACAAGGAATAGATGGTATTATTATTGATGGAGAAAATGGATTTTTAACTGATTCCAATAATATAAATGAAATATCCCAAACAATTTATCGTGTTATGACTTTGTCATCAGAAGAACAAGAGAGAATAAGGAAAAATGCAAGAAGGACAATAGAATCATTAAATGAAAAAACTGTATCAAGAGAATACTTCTATAATATATGCTCTATTAAACAGGAGGAAAATATATAA
- a CDS encoding ATP-binding protein, producing MLEQLGSEAKFNRGDAKRQLHREMRGVRGIQPVVVVYEVNLLDKEMLEEVRFLLNFKMDAQSPIALILVGQSELWDCQRFSIIRRY from the coding sequence TTGTTAGAACAATTAGGCTCTGAAGCAAAGTTTAATAGAGGTGATGCCAAACGGCAGCTACATCGTGAGATGAGAGGAGTCCGAGGCATTCAGCCAGTGGTAGTGGTATATGAAGTTAACTTATTAGATAAAGAGATGCTTGAGGAGGTAAGGTTCTTGCTTAACTTCAAAATGGATGCCCAAAGTCCAATCGCACTTATTCTTGTTGGACAGAGTGAACTTTGGGACTGCCAACGCTTTTCAATCATTCGAAGGTATTAG
- a CDS encoding oligosaccharide flippase family protein translates to MLVKNLLGGGVGKAILILTSGSIIAQFLTILVSPLLTRFYTPAELGVYTLILTAESLFGSILCGRYDVSIVSESDPKKVFPLIKLSLIITLIFSTIATIGYGTYYFVANNEYQDFSYAVIFIFIMLIFNGLMRILEAYNNRYKEYKIMSTVYVIKTTTQNLGAVILGFFKLGTIGLLISHTFGMLFGLKKQSTRIRQHLKEIRKSSKSEVLLVMKEHSNMLFYSVPATFANRFSYTSIMLFIESLYGLTVLGFYSISYKVLGLPLTVLSTNISKVFFQEASREYDKTGRFIKSFFRISVILLILAVPMVLIMYYIAPIVFEVVFGPGWGNAGVYVQILAPMFGIRFIVNTVAYGLQIVKKQKQELGLQILFITASVGCFILSKIFMLKVNEFLFSITISFSLIYIIYYLIIMMYAYGNRGLDLHQK, encoded by the coding sequence ATGTTGGTAAAGAATTTACTAGGTGGTGGAGTGGGAAAGGCAATCCTAATTTTAACGTCAGGTTCTATAATTGCTCAATTTTTAACGATCTTAGTATCACCACTTCTTACTAGATTTTATACACCAGCCGAACTTGGTGTTTACACTTTAATTTTAACCGCTGAAAGTTTGTTTGGTAGTATTTTATGTGGCAGATATGATGTTTCTATAGTATCAGAGTCTGATCCAAAAAAGGTTTTTCCACTAATAAAATTATCTTTAATAATAACACTTATCTTTAGTACAATAGCTACAATTGGGTATGGAACATACTACTTTGTTGCCAATAATGAATATCAAGATTTCTCATATGCGGTTATTTTTATCTTTATTATGCTAATTTTTAATGGATTAATGAGAATTTTAGAGGCATATAACAATAGATACAAAGAATACAAGATTATGTCAACTGTTTATGTTATTAAAACAACTACTCAAAATCTTGGAGCTGTTATTCTTGGTTTTTTTAAACTCGGAACGATAGGATTATTAATATCACACACATTTGGAATGTTATTTGGTCTAAAAAAGCAGTCTACAAGGATTAGGCAGCATCTTAAAGAAATTCGAAAATCAAGCAAAAGTGAAGTATTACTAGTAATGAAGGAACATTCTAATATGCTGTTTTATTCAGTTCCTGCAACTTTCGCAAATCGTTTTTCATATACATCAATAATGCTATTTATTGAATCTTTATATGGATTAACAGTATTAGGTTTTTATTCTATTTCTTACAAGGTTTTAGGTTTACCATTAACTGTTTTAAGTACTAATATTTCAAAGGTTTTTTTTCAAGAGGCATCAAGAGAATATGATAAAACAGGTAGGTTTATTAAAAGTTTTTTTAGGATAAGCGTTATCCTTCTTATATTAGCTGTTCCAATGGTTTTAATAATGTATTATATTGCACCGATAGTATTTGAAGTTGTATTTGGCCCGGGTTGGGGCAATGCAGGTGTATATGTACAAATACTTGCTCCAATGTTCGGAATTCGTTTTATAGTTAATACTGTTGCATATGGATTACAGATTGTAAAAAAACAAAAGCAAGAGTTAGGTCTACAAATTTTGTTCATTACTGCATCAGTAGGTTGTTTTATACTTTCTAAAATATTTATGTTAAAAGTAAATGAATTTTTATTCTCTATAACAATATCATTTAGTTTAATATATATTATTTACTATCTAATCATAATGATGTATGCATATGGGAACAGAGGCCTTGATTTACATCAAAAATAA
- a CDS encoding transposase, with translation MTNRGNRRSSVFYDDFDREAYLELLEETRRYFPFYLHAYCLMTNHIHLQLETIHHHPKDIMKMLNSRYAMYFNKRHRLVGHVFQGRYGAELIDSAEYLLEVSRYIHLNPVEARMVKSPIDYRWSSYFAYITSIENPHVTTAKILSHFPEPKKENYCKFVEESVNIIPSKS, from the coding sequence ATTACGAACCGAGGCAACCGGAGATCCTCTGTTTTTTATGATGATTTTGACCGTGAAGCATACCTAGAGCTCTTAGAAGAAACCCGCAGATATTTTCCTTTTTATCTCCACGCCTATTGTCTTATGACCAATCACATTCATCTCCAATTAGAAACCATTCACCATCATCCAAAAGACATTATGAAAATGTTAAATTCTCGATATGCGATGTATTTCAATAAGCGCCATCGCCTTGTAGGTCATGTTTTTCAAGGCAGATATGGAGCGGAACTGATTGATTCTGCTGAGTATCTATTGGAAGTCAGTAGATATATTCATTTGAATCCAGTAGAAGCAAGAATGGTAAAGTCGCCAATAGATTATCGGTGGAGTAGCTATTTTGCTTATATAACGAGCATTGAAAATCCTCATGTAACAACTGCAAAAATATTATCCCATTTTCCAGAACCGAAGAAGGAAAACTACTGTAAATTTGTTGAAGAGTCAGTAAATATAATCCCTTCAAAATCCTAA
- a CDS encoding DapH/DapD/GlmU-related protein, producing MKKLLIKLFINISKVIMSIAYDRRYLKGRWFDNSAKGWRWCWRSFFMQKIVGYNRKVPFPVSHRNNIGSYNNLIFDPDDINNFQNFGCYYQNFEAKITIGKGTYIAPNVGLITQNHKIGELDKHDVAKEIKLGEKCWIGMNSTILPGVTLGDNTVVGAGSVVTKSFPNGNCVLVGNPARILRRLDSNEK from the coding sequence TTGAAAAAACTTTTAATAAAATTATTTATTAATATTTCTAAAGTAATTATGTCTATTGCTTACGATAGGAGATATTTAAAGGGGCGGTGGTTTGATAATTCAGCGAAAGGTTGGCGTTGGTGTTGGAGAAGTTTTTTTATGCAAAAAATAGTTGGTTATAATAGAAAGGTTCCCTTTCCTGTATCACATCGTAATAATATAGGCAGTTATAATAATCTTATATTTGACCCTGATGATATAAATAACTTTCAAAACTTTGGTTGTTATTATCAGAACTTTGAAGCAAAAATTACAATTGGTAAAGGAACATATATTGCACCTAATGTTGGATTAATTACACAAAATCATAAAATTGGTGAGTTAGATAAACATGATGTAGCCAAAGAGATAAAATTAGGAGAAAAATGCTGGATAGGCATGAATTCTACCATATTACCAGGAGTTACTTTAGGTGACAATACTGTTGTTGGGGCAGGTTCTGTTGTAACTAAAAGTTTTCCTAATGGAAATTGTGTTTTAGTTGGAAACCCTGCAAGAATATTAAGAAGGCTGGATAGTAATGAAAAATAA
- a CDS encoding SDR family oxidoreductase produces MGYENIKFPEGSKFLVTGSAGFIGSNLVEALLKLGYEVRGLDNLSTGKKENVEEFLINPNYDFIEGDIRDLDTCMKACEGIDYVLNQAAWGSVPRSIEMPLFYEEINIKGTLNMMEAARQNGVKKFVYASSSSVYGDEPNLPKKEGREGNVLSPYSLTKKVDEEYGKLYTKLYGLDTYGLRYFNVFGRRQNPEGAYAAVIPKLIKQLLNDEAPTINGDGKQSRDFTYIENVIEANLKACNATHEAAGQAYNIAYGGREYLIDIYNHLLNILGKDIQPIFGPDRKGDIKHSNADISKAKEMLGYAPEWSFERGIRTAIEWYRRYL; encoded by the coding sequence GTGGGGTATGAAAATATAAAGTTTCCAGAGGGAAGTAAATTTTTAGTTACTGGTTCGGCAGGTTTTATTGGCTCTAATTTAGTAGAAGCTTTACTTAAGTTAGGTTATGAAGTCAGAGGTCTTGATAATCTTTCTACTGGAAAAAAGGAAAATGTAGAAGAATTTTTAATCAATCCTAACTACGACTTTATCGAAGGAGATATTCGTGATCTTGACACATGTATGAAAGCTTGTGAAGGGATTGATTATGTTTTAAATCAAGCTGCATGGGGAAGCGTTCCAAGAAGTATTGAGATGCCTTTGTTTTATGAAGAAATAAATATTAAAGGGACATTAAATATGATGGAAGCTGCCAGGCAGAATGGTGTAAAGAAATTTGTTTATGCTTCAAGTTCCTCAGTATATGGCGACGAGCCAAATCTTCCCAAAAAGGAAGGAAGAGAGGGTAATGTTTTATCACCTTATTCACTCACCAAAAAAGTAGATGAGGAATATGGAAAACTCTATACTAAATTATATGGACTTGATACCTATGGCTTACGCTATTTCAATGTATTTGGTAGAAGACAAAATCCAGAAGGAGCATATGCTGCGGTTATTCCAAAGCTTATTAAACAATTACTAAATGATGAAGCACCAACAATTAATGGTGATGGAAAGCAGAGTAGAGATTTTACTTATATCGAAAATGTAATTGAAGCTAACTTGAAGGCTTGTAATGCAACCCACGAAGCAGCAGGGCAAGCCTATAATATTGCTTACGGTGGAAGAGAGTATTTGATTGATATCTATAACCATTTGCTGAATATATTAGGAAAAGATATTCAGCCAATTTTTGGACCTGATCGTAAAGGTGATATTAAGCATAGTAATGCAGATATTAGTAAGGCCAAAGAAATGTTAGGATATGCTCCAGAGTGGAGTTTTGAAAGGGGAATTAGAACTGCAATTGAGTGGTATAGAAGATATTTATAA
- a CDS encoding glycosyltransferase family 2 protein — translation MFEENIVSVVIPTYKRADTLPRAIDSVLNQSYKNIEIIVVDDNNPDTEYRKYTESIMDMYKKYKNVIYLKHDKNKNGSAARNTGIRHANGEYIMFLDDDDEFFPEKVSAQVKRLNSLDNSWGACYTNYIRKKNGETIVWGAEKREGSLLSEELMRNLFVHAGSNLLIRKSVVDEINGFDENFERNQDIEFLSRILMRYKLAYADVIGLIVHVHNNKPNKKSFEEITFDYIQKFTPIINRLPESDKIKINKMINLQLFRHYITTFGKRKKAIIQIIKRELTVGLIIRYIFHLVNRKLTKKAFGFKIK, via the coding sequence ATGTTTGAAGAAAATATTGTAAGTGTGGTTATACCAACATATAAACGAGCAGATACTTTACCAAGGGCTATAGACTCTGTATTGAATCAATCGTATAAAAATATTGAAATTATTGTCGTTGATGACAATAATCCAGATACTGAGTATAGGAAATATACAGAGAGTATAATGGACATGTATAAGAAATATAAAAATGTAATCTATTTAAAGCATGACAAAAATAAAAATGGTTCAGCTGCTAGGAATACGGGAATTAGACATGCAAATGGTGAGTATATTATGTTTCTTGATGATGATGATGAATTTTTTCCTGAAAAGGTATCTGCCCAGGTTAAACGGCTAAATAGTTTAGATAATAGTTGGGGAGCATGCTATACAAATTATATTCGAAAAAAAAATGGAGAAACAATTGTTTGGGGCGCAGAAAAAAGAGAAGGAAGCCTATTAAGTGAAGAATTGATGCGAAATTTATTCGTACATGCTGGCTCAAACTTATTAATTAGAAAAAGTGTAGTAGATGAAATAAATGGTTTTGATGAAAACTTTGAAAGGAACCAAGATATTGAATTTTTATCTCGAATACTTATGAGGTATAAACTTGCCTACGCAGATGTTATAGGTTTAATTGTACATGTCCATAATAATAAGCCCAACAAAAAAAGTTTTGAGGAAATTACATTTGATTATATTCAAAAGTTCACTCCAATAATAAATCGACTCCCGGAAAGTGATAAAATAAAAATAAACAAAATGATTAATCTGCAGCTGTTTCGGCATTATATTACAACGTTTGGTAAAAGAAAAAAAGCAATAATACAAATTATTAAAAGAGAACTAACGGTTGGACTGATTATTAGATATATTTTTCATCTGGTAAATAGAAAATTAACAAAAAAGGCCTTTGGATTTAAAATTAAGTAA
- a CDS encoding DnaJ domain-containing protein, translating to MKDYYKVLGINEGATIKEIKKAYRDLAKIHHPDVGGDEGLMIAIIEAYEILSNEITRKEYDNYRDLYANAKKDDEYEPAIKTFYWQAYETFTDNAERIWELFMAKVNSKPSFDNITEFMINKNCKEVIRVIKYFYKVPKDQLKVLEKDVFPLFIRGGIILADILKEETPNYEYYWKKYYNTFLSLFNVEPPFDFLMRKDSKEVEKIFPEEFNMIGKRYFESIINNTAFNTHNMGSEEYKILTLLSASLFLRGYHTSNANHGLKKIEDSGRVIKYVSKSVVFLIRNWKRIVYTVFGGILLFDLILLIVVFASQ from the coding sequence ATGAAAGATTACTATAAAGTCCTGGGAATAAACGAAGGGGCTACAATCAAAGAAATAAAAAAAGCATATAGAGATTTAGCGAAAATTCATCACCCTGATGTAGGTGGAGATGAAGGACTTATGATTGCAATAATTGAAGCATACGAAATACTAAGCAATGAAATTACTAGAAAAGAGTATGACAACTACAGAGATTTATATGCCAATGCTAAAAAGGATGATGAATACGAACCAGCTATTAAAACGTTTTATTGGCAGGCATATGAAACTTTTACTGATAATGCTGAACGAATTTGGGAACTTTTCATGGCAAAAGTTAATTCTAAACCATCGTTTGATAATATTACTGAGTTTATGATTAATAAAAATTGTAAGGAAGTCATAAGAGTCATAAAATATTTTTATAAAGTGCCTAAGGATCAGCTTAAAGTCTTAGAAAAAGATGTTTTTCCGTTATTTATTAGAGGTGGAATTATCCTTGCGGATATCCTTAAAGAAGAGACCCCCAATTATGAATATTATTGGAAAAAATATTATAACACATTTCTTTCGTTATTTAATGTTGAACCTCCCTTTGACTTTCTTATGCGTAAAGATAGCAAAGAAGTGGAAAAAATCTTTCCAGAGGAATTTAATATGATTGGTAAAAGATATTTTGAAAGTATTATTAACAATACTGCATTTAACACTCATAATATGGGGTCAGAAGAATATAAAATTCTTACTCTGTTATCTGCATCTTTATTCTTACGTGGATACCATACTTCAAATGCTAATCATGGTTTAAAGAAAATTGAAGATTCAGGTCGGGTTATAAAGTACGTATCAAAATCAGTTGTATTTTTGATTAGAAATTGGAAAAGGATTGTATATACAGTTTTTGGAGGAATCTTATTATTTGATCTTATTTTGTTGATAGTAGTATTTGCATCGCAGTAA
- a CDS encoding YkgJ family cysteine cluster protein has translation MKTDYRSYEQKASDIAQASAKMAYKLGTSLIEQVKASEQPDDNLVRMYSEQLSVLENYFNLLHEKTNTKPSCKSGCSRCCKYPIWTTEVESLYIANWIRKNMDKDALNRLHKNFDKCNEDIGDWAETYEYGDKTKHDEYTRKNVKCPFLINNSCSIYDARPFVCRTYFSYGNPKNCEREMYPKGTINLSDVSKNLYEAPLETK, from the coding sequence ATGAAAACGGATTATAGATCATACGAGCAAAAGGCATCTGATATTGCTCAAGCATCTGCTAAGATGGCTTACAAGCTAGGAACATCCTTAATAGAACAAGTAAAAGCAAGTGAACAACCTGATGATAATTTGGTTAGAATGTATTCTGAACAATTATCGGTACTAGAAAATTACTTCAACTTGCTACATGAAAAGACAAATACAAAACCAAGTTGTAAAAGTGGTTGCTCTAGGTGCTGTAAATATCCTATTTGGACAACCGAGGTCGAATCTTTATATATTGCAAACTGGATTAGAAAAAATATGGATAAAGACGCCCTAAATAGGTTGCATAAAAATTTTGACAAATGTAATGAAGATATTGGTGATTGGGCAGAAACATATGAATACGGGGATAAAACAAAACATGATGAATACACAAGAAAAAATGTAAAATGTCCATTTTTAATTAATAATTCTTGTTCTATCTATGATGCCAGACCCTTTGTATGCAGGACTTACTTTTCATATGGAAATCCTAAAAACTGCGAAAGAGAAATGTACCCAAAAGGAACTATAAATCTATCAGATGTTAGTAAGAATTTGTATGAAGCTCCTCTAGAAACAAAATAA